One window of the Allosaccharopolyspora coralli genome contains the following:
- a CDS encoding alpha/beta fold hydrolase encodes MPVRPRLGRILTAGGRSVHVREDGSRQGKPVVLLHGFSASLQWFDRLTPLLADRYRVIRVDLLGHGSTGGEPADAGEQARMVEVVLGVLGVDGAAAVGHSFGADVAIALAERSRRIGEVVVVAQAPDYEGATFPPGNALMAQRFLGAFAHRMAPRPVVRTVAAYAFAPGFRPGAALDEQTYLDHRAMHPGMFRVVLTERRDRMATCPLDVQLARTGLPSFAILGSRDRFYGARSADRYAAAGARVEILPDAGHSPTVEAPGAVARLLREFLPASRC; translated from the coding sequence ATGCCGGTGCGCCCGCGCCTCGGGAGAATCCTCACCGCGGGCGGCAGGAGCGTGCACGTCCGCGAGGACGGGAGCAGACAAGGCAAGCCGGTGGTGTTGCTCCACGGCTTCAGCGCGTCGTTGCAGTGGTTCGATCGGCTGACGCCCTTGCTCGCCGACCGGTATCGGGTGATCCGGGTGGATCTGCTCGGCCACGGTAGTACCGGTGGAGAACCCGCCGACGCCGGCGAACAGGCTCGAATGGTGGAGGTGGTCCTGGGGGTACTCGGTGTCGACGGGGCGGCGGCGGTCGGGCACTCGTTCGGTGCCGACGTCGCGATCGCGCTTGCCGAGCGCTCCCGCCGAATCGGCGAAGTGGTCGTCGTCGCGCAGGCGCCGGACTACGAGGGAGCGACTTTCCCGCCGGGGAACGCCTTGATGGCACAGAGGTTCCTCGGAGCCTTCGCTCATCGCATGGCGCCGCGACCCGTGGTGCGGACCGTCGCGGCTTATGCTTTCGCGCCGGGATTCCGACCCGGGGCCGCGCTGGACGAGCAGACGTATCTCGACCACCGCGCGATGCATCCGGGCATGTTCAGGGTGGTGCTGACCGAGCGCCGCGACCGAATGGCCACGTGCCCACTCGACGTGCAGCTGGCGCGGACCGGGCTGCCGTCCTTTGCGATCCTGGGTTCCCGCGACCGGTTCTACGGCGCTCGTTCCGCCGATCGCTATGCGGCAGCAGGCGCTCGCGTCGAAATCCTCCCGGATGCGGGGCACTCGCCGACTGTCGAAGCGCCGGGCGCGGTCGCCCGGCTGCTGCGTGAGTTCCTCCCGGCGTCACGCTGTTGA